One region of Schistocerca gregaria isolate iqSchGreg1 chromosome 7, iqSchGreg1.2, whole genome shotgun sequence genomic DNA includes:
- the LOC126282073 gene encoding uncharacterized protein LOC126282073 isoform X2, which yields MKAVDGAQAGAEVEAQPPPVAPRQLPAKARSGEPPTVGAEAGQIADTVSCGSEQSHASANGTAYTSQGKIRKYNAASSSGGYLVNGEACPTVEVVRPASEKYRGEISKEYLKNSNLKLANCNEPDIPEIKVSGRENIMNGKLSTEQAQSLSSVIQARRKIQVPKDIFEFKNDDDYVMISLTSNKLNTHETGYLNGESLLGRLAESKIVNGNAADIELKNGFINGDASPEDHLQNDELAATGQKDPSLSDDAIEIKHKTDTNESHDQVARDTKNDNLGASMPDVICGSEIRNESYTKKRQSLPENELGVICDKPITNGCEDETDYAKGNDEITLSGTESPTSQWDRAVSEVKEQAIARLQEELHKAHQELKLRDEEVSRLSRIRQEVEGELEELTASLFQEAHNMVRAANVKQAAAERSLKESQMQVEVLMAEVAALKTLVLTSTPSRPNPHLHPQIDNRASRSKDDATPTGVGLFNKKHRRSPSHYNLKYGRENSPPESPVKEQQVIPPEPSDNKDGWEVDPNIHKEFVAWKQNPKLDKSDPFIARIYNEDINLCLDFPNVELAAKVRDAVEEGNIFIEAVSDKSKTIFPKKCALLETPRQCHYRMKLGDQEQWHYISQICRNRIIAVCDFLNYLRYIERGLVKSSVHDIYWEITRLRKEMVLARLGLALSS from the exons atTGCTGATACAGTGTCATGTGGGTCAGAACAGAGCCATGCTTCTGCTAATGGAACTGCCTATACCTCCCAAGGCAAAATCCGAAAGTACAATGCTGCTTCTTCATCAGGTGGATACCTAGTTAACGGAGAAGCATGCCCAACTGTGGAAGTGGTTAGGCCTGCGAGTGAAAAATACAGAGGAGAAATCTCAAAGGAGTACCTTAAAAATTCGAATCTCAAACTTGCTAACTGCAATGAACCTGATATACCTGAAATCAAAGTTTCTGGCAGAGAGAATATAATGAATGGTAAACTAAGTACAGAGCAAGCACAGAGCCTTTCTTCTGTTATTCAGGCACGAAGAAAGATACAAGTCCCAAAGGATATATTTGAGTtcaaaaatgatgatgattatgtgatGATTTCACTTACAAGTAATAAACTGAATACTCATGAAACTGGTTACTTGAATGGTGAAAGTCTTCTTGGAAGGCTGGCGGAAAGTAAGATTGTGAATGGGAATGCAGCAGATATTGAACTGAAAAATGGTTTCATCAATGGAGATGCCTCACCAGAGGACCACTTGCAGAATGATGAGCTTGCAGCTACAGGACAGAAGGACCCTAGTCTCTCTGATGATGCCATTGAGATAAAGCACAAGACAGATACAAATGAATCTCATGACCAGGTAGCAAGAGATACGAAAAATGACAATTTAGGTGCCAGCATGCCTGATGTTATTTGTGGAAGTGAGATACGTAATGAGTCTTACACAAAAAAGAGACAAAGTCTTCCTGAAAATGAACTTGGTGTAATTTGTGACAAACCAATCACTAATGGGTGTGAGGATGAGACTGATTATGCCAAGGGCAATGATGAAATTACACTTTCTGGAACTGAATCTCCAACTTCACAGTGGGATCGTGCTGTATCTGAAGTGAAGGAGCAGGCAATAGCACGACTTCAAGAAGAACTGCACAAGGCCCATCAAGAACTGAAGCTCCGGGATGAAGAAGTCAGCAGGTTGAGCCGTATTCGTCAGGAGGTTGAAGGAGAACTGGAAGAACTCACAGCTAGCCTGTTTCAA GAAGCACACAATATGGTTCGTGCAGCAAATGTAAAACAAGCAGCAGCTGAAAGATCACTGAAAGAGAGTCAAATGCAAGTGGAAGTTTTGATGGCTGAAGTAGCAGCTTTGAAAACTTTGGTCCTCACCTCCACACCTAGCAGACCCAACCCTCACCTTCATCCACAAATAGACAATAGAGCAAGCAGGAGTAAGGATGATGCTACCCCAACAG GTGTTGggttgttcaacaaaaaacataggagaTCTCCATCACATTATAATTTGAAATATGGCAGAGAAAATTCTCCACCAGAGTCTCCAGTAAAAGAACAGCAAGTGATACCCCCCGAACCAAGTGACAACAAAGATGGATGGGAA GTTGATCCAaatattcacaaagaatttgtcGCATGGAAACAGAACCCCAAGCTGGACAAATCAGATCCATTCATTGCAAGGATATATAATGAAGACATAAATCTGTGTCTTGATTTTCCAAATGTAGAACTGGCTGCCAAAGTCCGGGATGCTGTTGAAGaaggaaatatttttattgaaGCAGTCAGTGACAAAAGCAAAACTATATTTCCTAA AAAATGTGCCCTACTTGAAACTCCGAGGCAGTGTCATTACAGAATGAAACTAGGTGACCAGGAGCAATGGCATTATATCTCCCAGATCTGCAGAAACAGG ATCATAGCTGTCTGCGATTTCTTGAATTACTTGAGATACATTGAACGAGGCTTGGTCAAAAGTTCAG TGCATGATATATACTGGGAGATAACAAGACTTCGAAAAGAGATGGTTCTTGCAAGACTGGGCCTAGCATTATCATCATAA
- the LOC126282073 gene encoding uncharacterized protein LOC126282073 isoform X1 has translation MKAVDGAQAGAEVEAQPPPVAPRQLPAKARSGEPPTVGAEAGQVGRTPRHIADTVSCGSEQSHASANGTAYTSQGKIRKYNAASSSGGYLVNGEACPTVEVVRPASEKYRGEISKEYLKNSNLKLANCNEPDIPEIKVSGRENIMNGKLSTEQAQSLSSVIQARRKIQVPKDIFEFKNDDDYVMISLTSNKLNTHETGYLNGESLLGRLAESKIVNGNAADIELKNGFINGDASPEDHLQNDELAATGQKDPSLSDDAIEIKHKTDTNESHDQVARDTKNDNLGASMPDVICGSEIRNESYTKKRQSLPENELGVICDKPITNGCEDETDYAKGNDEITLSGTESPTSQWDRAVSEVKEQAIARLQEELHKAHQELKLRDEEVSRLSRIRQEVEGELEELTASLFQEAHNMVRAANVKQAAAERSLKESQMQVEVLMAEVAALKTLVLTSTPSRPNPHLHPQIDNRASRSKDDATPTGVGLFNKKHRRSPSHYNLKYGRENSPPESPVKEQQVIPPEPSDNKDGWEVDPNIHKEFVAWKQNPKLDKSDPFIARIYNEDINLCLDFPNVELAAKVRDAVEEGNIFIEAVSDKSKTIFPKKCALLETPRQCHYRMKLGDQEQWHYISQICRNRIIAVCDFLNYLRYIERGLVKSSVHDIYWEITRLRKEMVLARLGLALSS, from the exons atTGCTGATACAGTGTCATGTGGGTCAGAACAGAGCCATGCTTCTGCTAATGGAACTGCCTATACCTCCCAAGGCAAAATCCGAAAGTACAATGCTGCTTCTTCATCAGGTGGATACCTAGTTAACGGAGAAGCATGCCCAACTGTGGAAGTGGTTAGGCCTGCGAGTGAAAAATACAGAGGAGAAATCTCAAAGGAGTACCTTAAAAATTCGAATCTCAAACTTGCTAACTGCAATGAACCTGATATACCTGAAATCAAAGTTTCTGGCAGAGAGAATATAATGAATGGTAAACTAAGTACAGAGCAAGCACAGAGCCTTTCTTCTGTTATTCAGGCACGAAGAAAGATACAAGTCCCAAAGGATATATTTGAGTtcaaaaatgatgatgattatgtgatGATTTCACTTACAAGTAATAAACTGAATACTCATGAAACTGGTTACTTGAATGGTGAAAGTCTTCTTGGAAGGCTGGCGGAAAGTAAGATTGTGAATGGGAATGCAGCAGATATTGAACTGAAAAATGGTTTCATCAATGGAGATGCCTCACCAGAGGACCACTTGCAGAATGATGAGCTTGCAGCTACAGGACAGAAGGACCCTAGTCTCTCTGATGATGCCATTGAGATAAAGCACAAGACAGATACAAATGAATCTCATGACCAGGTAGCAAGAGATACGAAAAATGACAATTTAGGTGCCAGCATGCCTGATGTTATTTGTGGAAGTGAGATACGTAATGAGTCTTACACAAAAAAGAGACAAAGTCTTCCTGAAAATGAACTTGGTGTAATTTGTGACAAACCAATCACTAATGGGTGTGAGGATGAGACTGATTATGCCAAGGGCAATGATGAAATTACACTTTCTGGAACTGAATCTCCAACTTCACAGTGGGATCGTGCTGTATCTGAAGTGAAGGAGCAGGCAATAGCACGACTTCAAGAAGAACTGCACAAGGCCCATCAAGAACTGAAGCTCCGGGATGAAGAAGTCAGCAGGTTGAGCCGTATTCGTCAGGAGGTTGAAGGAGAACTGGAAGAACTCACAGCTAGCCTGTTTCAA GAAGCACACAATATGGTTCGTGCAGCAAATGTAAAACAAGCAGCAGCTGAAAGATCACTGAAAGAGAGTCAAATGCAAGTGGAAGTTTTGATGGCTGAAGTAGCAGCTTTGAAAACTTTGGTCCTCACCTCCACACCTAGCAGACCCAACCCTCACCTTCATCCACAAATAGACAATAGAGCAAGCAGGAGTAAGGATGATGCTACCCCAACAG GTGTTGggttgttcaacaaaaaacataggagaTCTCCATCACATTATAATTTGAAATATGGCAGAGAAAATTCTCCACCAGAGTCTCCAGTAAAAGAACAGCAAGTGATACCCCCCGAACCAAGTGACAACAAAGATGGATGGGAA GTTGATCCAaatattcacaaagaatttgtcGCATGGAAACAGAACCCCAAGCTGGACAAATCAGATCCATTCATTGCAAGGATATATAATGAAGACATAAATCTGTGTCTTGATTTTCCAAATGTAGAACTGGCTGCCAAAGTCCGGGATGCTGTTGAAGaaggaaatatttttattgaaGCAGTCAGTGACAAAAGCAAAACTATATTTCCTAA AAAATGTGCCCTACTTGAAACTCCGAGGCAGTGTCATTACAGAATGAAACTAGGTGACCAGGAGCAATGGCATTATATCTCCCAGATCTGCAGAAACAGG ATCATAGCTGTCTGCGATTTCTTGAATTACTTGAGATACATTGAACGAGGCTTGGTCAAAAGTTCAG TGCATGATATATACTGGGAGATAACAAGACTTCGAAAAGAGATGGTTCTTGCAAGACTGGGCCTAGCATTATCATCATAA